The genome window aggagacacctggattagggagaggagtaggagacacctggtctagggagaggagtaggagacacctggtctagggagaggagtaggagacaccTGGTCTAGGGAGAGGAGTATGAGACACCTGGTCTAGGGAGAGGAGTATGAGACACCTGGACTAGGGAGAGTAGTAGAAGACACCTGGTctagggagaggagtaggagacaccTGGTCTAGGGAGAGGAGTATGAGACACCTGGACTAGGGAGAGTAGTAGGAGACACCTGGGttagggagaggagtaggagacacctgggttagggagaggagtaggagacacctggactagggagaggagtaggagacacctggactagggagaggagtaggagacacctggactagggagaggagtaggagacacctggactagggagaggagacacctgggttagggagaggagtaggagacacGTGGACTAGGGAGAGGAGTATGAGACACCTGGGttagggagaggagtaggagacaccTGGACTACTGAGAAAAGTAGGAGATGCCAAGTGGGCCAAAGTTGTGTACCACAAGGTCCTGGGCCAAAGTCGTGCACTAGAGTATATAGGTAATATGATTTTATTTCAGAGCCTACACGATTGGTTGTCATTTCAGAGTCAGCCTGGGTGATTGGTTGCCAGGCGAAGCGAGGGTTGCCATGATGCTACATTCCCTTTTCCAGGTGTCCCCAGAGGCTCATGGGAAGCAAGATGGGGTGTACGGTCGCTATTGGCTCTCCTTCCTCACCAAGATAAAGAGTTTTGCAGAGCGTAAAATCTGGGTTTAGATGCACATGTGTCCTTAATCAACTCACATGATAGGATTAGGATGCGGATTTGATATTTCAGGGGGCCCCACATCCTTCACAAACATTTAATTGATTAGATTTTTAAAGGCTTTGAatattacagatgtaggatcttaatttgttgCAGGAAAATGCTAACtagtagtgtattcaaggttttaaaacgcttctaaagtttgtaatttccactttaaattgATCAATGCCTACAAAAATGTTAAATTAATTATAATCCTtacaataattcacattttcaGTTGCTGATGGATTTTTACTGATGTGAGAAACTATTAAGAATAAAGATCCTACATCGGTAACATTACAGATGGGGAGCTTCACTCCAGTACATCCTGTTCTATGTTCGCTGCACTGAACCCAGGCCCAAacccagataccacactgaacccaggcccaataccagataccacactgaacccaggcccaataccagataccacactgaacccaggcccaaacccagataccacactgaacccaggcccaataccagataccacactgaacccaggcccaataccagataccacactgaacccaggcccaataccagataccacactgaacccaggcctaataccagataccacactgaacccagataccacactgaacccagataccacactgaacccaggcccaataccagataccacactgaacccaggcccaataccagataccacactgaacccaggtccaataccagataccacactgaacccagataccacactgatcccaggtccaataccagataccacactgaacccagataccacactgaacccaggcccaataccagataccacactgaacccaggcccaataccagataccacactgaacccaggcccaataccagataccacactgaacccaggcccaataccagataccacactgaacccaggcccaataccagataccacactgaacccaggcccaataccagataccacactgaacccaggcccaataccagataccacTCTGAACCCAGGCCCAAacccagataccacactgaacccaggcccaataccagataccacactgaacccaggcccaataccagataccacactgaacccaggcccaataccagataccacactgaacccaggcccaataccagataccacactgaacccaggtccaataccagataccacactgaacccaggcccaataccagataccacactgaacccaggcccaaacccagataccacactgaacccaggcccaataacagataccacactgaacccaggcctaataccagataccacactgaacccaggccCAATACCAGAAACCACACTGAAcctagataccacactgaacccaggtccaataccagataccacactgaacctagataccacactgaacccaggtccaataccagataccacatTGAACCCAGAAACCACACTGAacccagataccacactgaacccacGTCCAATACCAGACACCACACTGAACCCAGAAACCACACTGAacccagataccacactgaacccacGTCCAATACCAGACACCACACTGAACCCAGaaaccacactgaacccaggtccaataccagataccacactgaacccaggtccaataccagataccacactgaacccaggtccaataccagataccacactgaacccagataccacactgaacccaggtccaataccagataccacactgaacccaggtccaataccagataccacactgaacccaggcccaataccagataccacactgaacccaggcccaataccagataccacactgaacccaggcccaataccagataccacactgaacccaggtccaataccagataccacactgaacccagaaaccacactgaacccaggtccaataccagataccacactgaacccagaaaccacactgaacccaggtccaataccagataccacactgaacccagaaaccacactgaacccagataccacactgaacccaggcccaataccagataccacactgaacccaggcccaataccagataccacactgaacccaggcccaataccagataccacactgaacccaggcccaataccagataccacactgaacccaggcccaaacccagataccacactgaacccaggcccaataacagataccacactgaacccaggcctaataccagataccacactgaacccaggaccaataccagataccacactgaacccaggcctaataccagataccacactgaacctagataccacactgaacccaggtccaataccagataccacacaccacactgaacccagaaaccacactgaacccagataccacactgaacccacATCCAATACCAGACACCACACTGAACCCAGAAACCACACTGAACCCAGaaaccacactgaacccaggtccaataccagaaaccacactgaacccagaaaccacactgaacccagaaaccacactgaacccaggtccaataccagataccacactgaacccagaaACCACACTGAAcctagataccacactgaacccaggtccaataccagataccacactgaacccaggtccaataccagataccacactgaacccagataccacactgaacccaggtccaataccagataccacactgaacccagataccacactgatcccagaaaccacactgaacccagaaaccacactgaacccaggtccaataccagataccacactgaacccagaaACCACACTGAAcctagataccacactgaacccaggtccaataccagataccacactgaacccaggtccaataccagataccacactgaacccagataccacactgaacccaggtccaataccagataccacactgaacccagatacctcactgatcccaggtccaataccagataccacactgaacccacCTCCAATGCCAGTATCCAAGGAGTCCCATAAACGCACCACCCACACGGCCGATACCTCCTATACCTCTCAGGAATGCTTTCCAAGACAAATGAATCCCACACTCCACAACACTCACCTCTCTTTCCTGTTGCTTTCGCTTTCGtctttcttctctgtctcttactcTGCTGCTTTCTGTTTCTGTCCCCTCCGCTCCTTCTCTCAGCATCGCTGTGGCTGCGGTCGCTGATAGTTGTGTCACACAGCCTCCTCCTAGTGATTCTGTTGCACCTCCGGCAGAGCCCGATAGTGTGGTGGCCCCCGAGATGCCTGAATCTCCCACAAGGAAAGTAGAGGCACCCGTTCCCAGTGTACTCTCCACTGGCACCACCCCACCCAACTCTCCCCCGCTATGTCCCTGTATCTTGTTGCCTGCATGCAATGGTGGCCTGAAATGAATATACTTGAGCACATGATTCTAAATATGACTATCATCACTTTAAAGATGGAGTCCTTAATGGTGAATGTTCTtttgtgttagggttagggttaggattaaggttagggttagcagggcTGGTTAACCACTTGGTGAAGTGCAATGTTCTTTTGTGATATTACAACAGCAAAGTAGTTACTGTTGTTTCCCCTTGGTGATCTTCGCCCCACGTTAGAACAGCAGCATGGGTACTGCACATGTGTTTTAGCTTGATGTGCGATGCTCCTCAGCACTCCCCACCTCTGCTtgtcaacaaaacaataacaaaggCCTTGGGGTGGCGCTGTTTCTCACTACTGAGAAACATGTTTAATGGTAAATATGTGCCAATACATAGGCTACGTGTAaaggcgttcttcgtttgttgaaagagagtcggaccgaaatgcagcgtggtggttactcatgtctttaatgaaagaatagcgatacatgaaataactaaataaatacaaaaacaacaaacggaacgtgaaacctaattacagcctatctggtgaaactacacagagacaggaacaatcacccacgaaatacacagtgaaaccaggctacctaaatacggttcccaatcagagacaacgagaatcacctgactctgattgaaaaccgcctcaggcagccaacctatgctacacccctactcagccgcaatcccaaaacctacaaaacccccaatacgaaacacaacattaaacccatgtcacaccctggcctgaccaaataataaagaaaacacaaaatactaagaccaaggcgtgacagaaccccccctaaggtgcggactcccggatgcacctcaaaaccatagggagggtccgggtgggcgtctgtccatggtggcggttccggctcgggacgtggaccccactccattaatgtcctagttcctccccttcgcgtcctgggataatccaccctcaccaccgaccatggcctaatagtcctcacccagaaccccactgaactgaggagcagctcgtgactgaggggcagctcgggactgaggggcagctcgggactgaggcagctcgggactgaggggaagctcgggactgaggggaagctcgggactgaggggaagctcgggactgaggggcagctcgggactgaggggcagctcgggactgaggggcagctcgggactgaggggcagcccggaactgaggggaagcccagtactgagagaagctcaggcaggtagtaggctctggtagatcctggctggctggcagatctggaagattctggttgactagcagatctggaagattctggttgactggcagatctggaagagactggttgactggcagatctggaagaatctggttgactggcagatctagaagatcatggctgactggcggatctagctgctctatgcagactgacagctccttgcagactgacagctctggctgctccatgcaggctgacagctccctgcagactgacagctccttgcagactgacaactccttgcagactggcagctctttgcagactgacagctctggctgcttcatgcagactgacagctctggctgcttcatgcagactgacagctctgactgctccatgcaggctgacagcaccctgcagactggcagctccatgcagactgacagctctggctacttcatacagactgacatctctggcggctttatgcagactgacagctctggctgcttcatacagactgacatctctgactgctccatgcaggctgacagcaccctgcagactggcagctctttgcagactgacagctctggctgcttcatgcagactgacagctctgactgctccatgcaggctgacagcaccctgcagactggcagctccttgcagactgacagctccttgcagactgacagctccttgcagacctcaaccgtaaggctctccagagggtagtgaggtctgcacaacgcatcaccgggggcaaactacctgccctccaggacacctacaccacccgatgttacaggaaggccataaagttcatcaaggacatcaaccacccgagccactgcctgttcaccccgctatcatccagaaggcgaggtcagtacaggtgcatcaaagctgggaccgagagactgaaaaacagcttctatctcaaggccatcagactgttaaacagccaccactaacattgagtggctgctgccaacacactgtcattgacactgacccaactccagccactttaatactgggaattgatgggaaatgatgtaaatatatcactagccactttaaacaatgctaccttatataatgttacttaccctacattattcatctcatatgcatacgtatatactgtactctatatcatcgactgcatcctatgtaatacatgtatcact of Oncorhynchus keta strain PuntledgeMale-10-30-2019 unplaced genomic scaffold, Oket_V2 Un_contig_8293_pilon_pilon, whole genome shotgun sequence contains these proteins:
- the LOC127926783 gene encoding uncharacterized protein LOC127926783, which gives rise to MKQPELSVCKELPVCKELSVCKELSVCKELPVCRVLSACMEQSELSVCMKQPELSVCKELPVCRELSVCRELSACMEQPELSVCKELSVCIEQLDPPVSHDLLDLPVNQILPDLPVNQSLPDLPVNQNLPDLLVNQNLPDLPASQDLPEPTTCLSFSQYWASPQFRAAPQSRAAPQSRAAPQSRAAPQSRASPQSRASPQSRASPQSRAASVPSCPSVPSCPSVTSCSSVQWGSG